The genomic interval GATACTAAAAAAAGTGGATAAATAATCTGGATATTTTTCCTAAAAAGATTCCTTGAAACACATTAGGAAAATGGAGGGCCTTATGATCGGAATGCTAGAATTAGTCCATTGTGCTGAAGCAGGGTTtaggggagggagtgagggataaaagaaggaaaaaaagaagagtgagaaAACCTATTTATCAAAGCAGGTGCTATCACTCAATGTTAGGCCCTGCTCTTTTTAATCTGACTGAAGGCAAAAGCCTCTCACAGTCTAGGTAACAGAGCGATAGAATAGAAGAATATACAACCACAGGTGGATTTTTAACCTTTTCCCTTTACCACTCCCTGTCTCCCCACCGTCCTCCCAAAAAAGAATGTAAGTCCTGCAGCCATGGCAAAAGTTTCAAACACTTCTCAAATAGCCAGTTCCATTAAATCAAAAAGTATCCTTGAATATGTTTTATGAAAGCTTCCAACTTTTAAGTTATCAGTCAGCACTTCTGAATAGGCTAAAAAATTAACTTTCGCAGCAATGTTAAGTTTAGACGAGAAAGGAATTAGATAGTCTGTATTCCATCTCTTTCTGAACTGAGCAGGAGGCAGAACCCAACACTGAAAGTTTTGCCATGGACTGTCTCTACTTTCCAAACGACCGAGCGTTACCTCTCTAGCTTTTTGTGCTGCAAGCTCAGCTTGTCTCTGTCGCTCGAGTTCTTCGAGCAACTGCTTTTCCATGATGCGTTTGGCTTCCTCCACCCTTCGGAGAACTTCTCGTTCAATTTCATCCTTCCTTTTCTCCAGTTCTTCCTCCACCCTTTTTGCCACCAATTCTTCCACTCTTCGTGCTGTTTCTTCCTCAAtgagtttttcttctatttcctgcTGTCGACTAGCAAACAAAGCGAAATAAACgagttagatatttatttttaaaactgtaaatttaAACAAAACTAGTTTTAAGTCTATCAAGCCATTGCGCCTGATACTATTCAGTGATTTTTTCAGAATTCATTTTCACGTCACATATAAGGAAACGACAGATGCCAAAATGTTAACTGATACAGAAattcaaatgaatataaaatctttttttcctttatcatattCTAAATACAGGTGAACTGGTATATACAAAAAGCCTAATTCATTAGTTTTAATTTAGGAACGATAAATCTGACACAGAAAACTACTTGTTATCGACTTTATAATCAGAGGACAAGTTGTTAAAATATATAGATTTGCTCCTTTGCCAATCCCTTCGTCTGGGGCTGAGCTACAAAGTAGTAAGCAGAAATTACGTAGCAGGCAACTCAGACTGGCTGAACTCATTTCCCGCTAAGCAAAGAGAGAACAAACACAGACTGAAGAGATTCAGACTGTTGGAGTAATAGTGCGTAGTTTTTACTGAAATTATGACCAACTTAAGTTTTGAACTGAAGTTCTTTAGCTTTATAGTTCCtactgtcttttttccttttgctaattGATTTTCAATTAAAAGCTCCTCTAGAAATATCAAAGTgggtaaaaatgtatttttattaccaGAAAAAGTTCAATAAAGCATGATACTACAGTTTTAATTACTCCAATCCCAATGTGATATTATAAACCAATTTACTCAAAATAAAATGCTGTGCTGAAATTACTGACATTCATCAAGGCACCACTGTGGAAATTctgtacattttataccaatgATATTCAGTGATAGCCACTGGTCACATGTGTCTGGTCCGAACTGAAATTtagtatgaagaaaaataatatattttctcctatttttatttgtgtgttaaaaatgatattttggataaaAATATACACTATAATTTCATCGATTTCTTAATGTGACTACTAAAAATTGTTATATTGCATATATTGTTCATACTATTTCCACTTAATAGCACTCTGAGACAATAATTtgtgctgaatgaataaattctgaGGCTCTTGCAGTAAATCTAAATCCTCAGAGGCCGATTCGTGTTCCAACTTTCTCACAAccctcaaaattaaataaaacccaCAACCTTTATCTTTTGATGACTCAattgacatacatatatatgacagtcattcaatttatctatttagtAAAGACTTTATCATTTCTAAGTGACCTTTTAATATCCCAATCCACTTCAACTCAACTCGATTCTTCAGGACGATTCAATTCGCACCCAAGGGCTCTCATTTTCAACTCCTGTTACTTATTCACAGTGATAACACACTGACACCAATGTGTCTTCAACAATCGGTTCATTTCCGTTTCTACATTTATCCTCTACATTCTTCTGTCAAGGAGACAGCAGGTACTACAGAAAGTACCTTTAAGGGCCGAGACGTTTGCAACACCCATTCTCAGGACTCTGTTgttgtttcttaaatatttcccttttcccttccaaaactaagtttctttaaaaaagatatgAAAGCGTAAGACTTAACTATGCTCCTTTTCCTTAACTTCCAATTAAATACAGTATTAGAGTGGTTTCAGTAAGCCTTTATCTACAGCAGCTCAGTAAGAGAGCAGGTATCTTCCCCAATGCTAAAAAAATCAATCATCAGGAGCATATAAAAGGAAACCGGATGGCAACTTCAATAGAAATTAAACCACATTTCAATATAAAATGCTGTTTCTCTACTTCATCCCAAGGGAAAGAGAACTAATCAATGAAATAAGGCTGACAACTGCTGAATCTGGATAATGAGTACACAATAATAATGAGTAATAATAATGAGTAATCTACCTTTGTGTACGTGTAAATTTCTCATAATACAGTGTGTACACACACTTTTGCTAGTTGGTTCTTCTGAAATTAGTAAATGTAGAGAAGCCTAAGAAGaaatctaatatttaaaatttcaaagccaGTACGATGTGACTTTAGCAATACTAAGTGGATCATAGtactatttaaaaaaaggataatgTAACACAGTTCCAATTAAAACTCCAcacaaagtagaaagaaggtcCTAGGAGTAAAAAGTTGCCAACTTAAGAATTTGATGAAGGTGGAAGAGAACTGATACACACTCAAGGTTATTTTTGGCAGTCAAGCCATCCCTCAGCAGAAGTGCAGTGGCTAACAGGGCCTCATTTCCATAGCTTTGGCCAGTAAGCAGaaaatgagccaaataaatttacTTACAGCAAACGCCAAATCAGAATGTTGTCAGTTCCCTGCTTCTATTTCCACTGATGACATCAAACCAGAGGGCCCATGTAACAGGCAGTACAGGCAGGCCATGGGCTGCTATGCTGGTAAGGAGTCAAATCTAACTACAGCTCAGCGACTTTATAGCCCACAGGGAGGGGGCAAGTGGAAAGTCCCATGTTCAACTGAAACACTGGAGGATGAGAAATTAATGACctagtgcagtttctcacaaagctgcttaTCTCCCTTTGTTCCTGGAGGAACTGCAAGGCATCCGAACATGAAAACTAAGCTTTGCAACGGGCAGGGTTCTGGGTTCCACAGCAAAACTGTTTGCCTTCAAGTGTTAGCAAGAACATAACTTCGCTGTTTTTCttggtaaaattaaaaatgctacttcagtaatcagaaaaaaaattttaaatcaaattttagaaCCAGTGCTGATGGAAAGCTCAATTTTATGCCCTCGCCATACACTGAATTCAGCAAACCAATGAGCACGTATACAACTGAATAAAGCATGAGTTCATCTTTACTTACGGCAAATTTATCATCATAATCAATGATAAAACCACTATTATGTCTACTCCCATAAGAGGCACTGAACTTTCCTGAGTGGGTCATTAGTGTCTTGCAAAATAGGTATCACCTAACAGCCTATTCACTCCTTAAAACCCTTGCCATAGTTGTCACCCTCATGATGTTCTTTTCTCTAATGTTTTCCTCATGCTTCTCTGCTGAATATCCATTCTCCTGCCAATAATATGCTATACTGATGAAAGCATTAAATCAAGATCTTCCAGGTTTCCAATGGAAATGGTGTAATACTAGGTTCTACTTTATCTGTGCTCTCAGGTATTTTAAAAAGACTAGTCACAATGAACtttaaaatgctaacaattaaaaacaaagcagTAAGGCTACAGCACCTCATCACTGTTAAGAGTATTACTCCATACAGAGTAACTGacaccattattttaaaacatctttaaaatgtagGAACTCAATCCTAGGGGCTTACTTCTAGGAATCGCTTAATAATTATTAGCAAACAGCATTTACTTATTACTTAATAAGTAACATATAATATTGTGCTGAACGCTTTATACACCATATAATCATTTAAACCACATAATTATTCCTATGCATTGGGTATGTATCTCATTTTTACTGAGGCAACTAAGAACAAGGAGCTTAAGTTTCTGGACTCACACACACTGGATGTTGCTGAGCTGTTTCTCTGAACCTACGTAGTTGCCAAAGCTAATGATCTCAAGCAAGCACTATACTACTACCCTACAATGGTTTCCGCAGGACAAATAAGAGAGGCAAAGACAAGCACACAGATTtaactaccaaaaaaagaaagaaagaaagaaagaaagaaagaaaaaagtataggccaggcacagttgcttacacctgtaatcctagcacttcggaaagctgagggagaaggattctttgaggccaggagttcaggatcagcctgggaaacatagtgaaactctgtctctacaaaaataataaataaataaatacatattcttaACATCAACTAGGTTTTACGCCTTAATGCTCTGTCAGAACCTTAACCTCCAAAAATACGCGGTTTCATATACTCAATTTTCTCCTAAAAGCTCTTCTTTGCTCTCACAATGAACTGTCCAAGTATTCTAAGAATCACTCATATAGATCCCAGTTCAGTGTAGACCCTCTAATTTAGAAGGTTCTTTATCTGTCATCCAGTTGAACACAGAGGATATCTAGACATCCCAGGCTAGAGTAAGTTACTATGTCATTAACATTTTCCTGATTCGCTGCAAGTCATTTTCAGCTGTCTATTTTTTCAATAGTTAATACAACATGCATGCAGCATCTCAAAAGAGCATTTAAGAAAATGGTGCTACTGGTGTGGGAGAGGGGTGAGAAGAACCACACTgaatggctgggacacagggatgAGAGGAAGATCTTTTGAACTGAATTTTGAACCATGTGAACTGCCTATTCAAAACTGATGGCAAAGGTCTTAAAAACTGTAAAGGCCTACCTTTTAAGCATCAAGATTACAACTTGTAAGATCACTTCTTAAATTCATCAGGCTTGGTCTGGCTCCATGTAAGTAAGTTACATTAAATAACATTACTTACTGGGAACTAGTATATGCCAAGTATCACCTACTTTAAATACATTATCTCCAATTTTCACAATAAGCAAGACagattatctccatttcacagatttaaaaacaaGGTTAGAGGTAGGTGATTTATTCAACAACTCAGAATTGTAAGTGGATAAGGTTTCCAATCTTACCAAAGAATTCCTAATTAGCTAAACCCAGTGGTTGATTCTTATTTTACAGTCTCATTCCATCTAAGTAGACTTCTTGACAGGGCACCTGACACTATGCATTCTTACCATATTCCTTTCCGCCTCCACCATGGgcttttctccctcttcccaatTGCAAATACAGGCATGTCCTCAGGTTCTTTCAGTCCCTTGAATGAACTGCTCTCCTCTCTCCACACTCTCCGTGGGTCATTCCATATACTCCCAAGGTTTCACTGACATTCAGAGAAGCCCGTCTTAGCTAGGCTTCCGTCCCACGTGATCAACTCCGGATAAACTCAGTAGTGTATCCAAAACCAGTGCTCACAGTGGAGGTGCCATTCTCTTATTCCCTTTCCCTTATCCCCTATTCACAAAGTTTCTGACATTTTTACCAGTACCTGCCACGTTTGTTACTGAAACATTTGGTAGATGAGTTGCAATAGCCACACTATAAACATGAGAATCAACATTCTTTTTCTGAAGTCCCACATTCCATTTAATATACCCTGAATGTTCCTTAAATCTGTCCCTCTTTTCCATTCCGACAACCATCCTCACTACTCCCGTGTAAACTTCTGTACCCACCTCTTACTTTCCATCCTATACAACAATCCAAACAAAAAAGGCACCCTGTCATTTACCTGCTTAAAATCCTTCCTGTTTCTAGGATGAAATCCAAGCTCTTTAACATGACATAAAACAACCCTAACATGATTCCCAGACTCTATTTACCTCTCCAGTCACTCCATgacttaaatatttatagaacttCGTGTTCTAAGTCAACAGTCACCTGATTATTCCACTTTTGAGACCATTTCCTCTATTTTGGCAGAAGTCGGGGGAGGAGGCTCCTTTCTGTGCTCCACATATGTCCTATACCTTGCCTGTCATTGTCATATTCTTATCTCCTCCACCCTCACAGGATACTTCCTTTACACAGTTTATATTACTGTCACTAAATTTACTACACTGTATTATTGCCTATTTAATAATCTGTCTTTGAGCTAGATCAAGCTCTTGGAGAAGggccaattatttttatattaacagcacttagcacagtgcctggcacttattaaatgctcaataaacatcagttaaatgaataaactaaCCAACAGGATATGTAGACTGAAAACTATTTCCTTCCATTCCCAAAGCTCCAACACTTAAGTCTTTCCACTGTTTCTTTTGCATTGTTTCTAAGGCATTAGAATATATTAAGTAATGCCTATTGCACAGCACCCAGGAATTTAGGGTACAGGTGGCTGCTGGCCCTGGCCCCTTCTCCCTCCTAAATACTACTGGCAGTTTGTGTCTTCCCTCAAACCAGAGAACCATACAGCCTCTATTTGCCATATTTCAttcctgaatttcttctctgctaTCCATGTGAAGCCTGCTAAATGcttctatttatatattctttgcttaccaagtttcttttcatttttcctacAAATCTTAGCTTTCTAATGAAAGGCAAGTCATTACTCTATGGAGGACTCCTTTGTTTTCACATGAAGAAATTATCTCAGCAATGTCTTAGGTAACTTTTTATACATCCATCTATTGATAGCTATTTGAGAACTTTACAGCTAAGGGCCTTGTTGCAGACCCAAAAGTGGATCCACCCGAAAGTGGATTCTACAAAATCAAGGTTTAATCTGAAATAATTACTTTAcctttgttttcatatatatcaCTGACAGTTCTAAGTACAGGAAAAATGTGAGTGTTGCATGTGTTTTAAAGGAATGTTGGAAGCAAAACAGCTCCAGGTACAGCTTCCTCTGTAGTATTTAGTGCTCCAGTCCTACCTTCTAGTAACTTTGATTTTTGGAACAAGCTGTGCGTGTGCTGGAAAATCCACCTAACACAAACCCAACTACAGAAAACTACAAACCCTACAGACAATTCAGTACACATAAGCTCGCCTCGAGAAAATCATAAATTCAGTACTGTTCTTGCTTCATGAGCACTTTCTAAATATTCACTGAAGAACTGACCAAACTGACCAAGTATGGCTGGTTAAATAGGGAGTTAGTAGGACTGTTCAAATCTACTTTTCAACGTGGTTTTTGGGAACTGAATACCCACAGCATCAAAGTATGATGATCTTAAAGCAAAACACACAACAAATCCTTAAACTTTAAAACCCAAAAGTTCCTGTAGTTTGGGATTATTTATCCACATCTACTTTCATAGCCAGAAATACTTGAGAGCTGACATTTTCGGAAACACATTGTAACTCTAGTTTTCACTATTCTTCCTGTGAACAACGCCAAACTAAAAGCAACTATTCCAGTGTCTTCTGAAGAAGCACAGTGCAAGGGAGACAACAAAACTCCACGTGTttgtagagaaatagaaaagcaagttTAAAAACGGGTAGATTTTGGGATGGTGATTACACAGGTGAATTCAAATGCCAAAAAAACTCATCGCACTGTACACTTAAggtctgtgccttttttttttttaacatctcaaGAAAAGGGTGAGGATGTAGGctcaaggggaaaaaagcaaTCCAGACACCTTAACAACAGGAATACACTAAAGTGAAAATGCGTTTTTCTGGTGGACCACCTGAAGTGTATGATTCTCAAGAGTACTTAAGTTCTGTCCCAAATTTGAGCTTCAGTAGAAGAATGCTTCTGGCCAGCTGTGATTCGCATCGCAAAGGTtcattcccttctctcttcttctcaagCCGACCAGCAAACGCTCACCACCCTCCACATCTGCAGGCCAGCTCTCTCCCGGCCTCACGAGCCGACGCAGCTCTCCGACCTCACTCCGAACTCCACCCCTACTTCCGGGACACCACTTCTCAGGCGCCAAAATCGCCTTCTCCTATTTAAGCCCTTTCTCCTCAAGCCCTCGAATTTTCCTTCCTGGACAACTCCTGGGCCTGTCCCACCCCAGGCCTTCCAAAAGCCAAGCCTGCCGGCCCCGCCGCCGCCTCTCCGACCCGTTCCCGCGCCCGGTCCCCGCCATTCTACCAGCCCGCGCCGTCCCGCCCCGGCCCCACGCCCTCGCCCCGCGCCCCCCTCTCCGCACGCCCCGGTCCATCCCTCCGCGGACACTCACATTTTTCGCTGCCGCTCGAACTCcgctttcttctcctcctcctctcgcTTCTGCTTCTCGTCCAGGCTGCTGCGCTTGCTCACCGTGCGCCCGAAGATGTCGATGCGGTCGGGCGGGGACGAGGCGCGCTCCCGGTCCCGCTCGCGCCGGGACACGGCCGTGTTGGTGGAGCGCGAGCGGGACCGCGACTCCCGCCGCCGGTTCCGTTTACTTTCCCGAGATTTGGAACGCTTCCGCACGCGCTCCTTGTCCCGGGATCGCGACCGGGACCGGCTGCGCTTCTTGTTGTGCTTGCTGCTCTTAGTGTGCTTGGAGCGGGACGAGCTCCGGCTCCGAGACCGGCCCATCCTTCCGGGCGACGCTCTAACCGCTGGCCTCAGGCCCCTCACGCGGCCAGTTCCCCTCGCCTCCGCCTTCGGACGCGGGCTGGCGGTCCTGCCGAGGCCGGAGGAAAGAAAGGTGTCGGCCAACGGACTTTCTGCCTTTTCCCGACGTCTACCGCTGCCAAGAAGGCCGCCTCCACCGAGAAAGCCGCAGCGCAAGGCGCCCCTAAGATGGCAGCTGCGGCTGCACCGGCCGCCCTTCCCACAATGCCCTGCGCGGAACGTGCCGAAGCGTGGGCCCCGCCTCCTGACGATTTTTACCGAAGGCAGGCGAGCGCTTCCGAGCGGACTCGTTTTTTTCCGTCAGTCTTGGCGGAAGCCTGAGACGCAGTAGATGGGGACTCTCCCTTTCGCCTTGGCGTACTCCgtttttttccttcctggtaAGGTGCCAACGCCATGTTGAATGAATTAAGCACGTTTTAGTGCGATTTAAGTCCTGCCTCGCAGAAATTGATTGATTGCATTATCTTCTAGGAGCTGGTCTTGCGGGGCAGCCCTAAAATGTATATCCAAGTGGCTTGCTCTCATCACTTGCTGTCTTGAACTTACTTTCCTCGTTGCAGAATGGAGATACCACACTTTCTGAAGTGCTTATGAGACTTGCAGGAGGTAAGTATGCAACAGGTTTTGATGAATGTAACCTAATGCTTACTTACTATAGGGTTTAATGTGCCTTCTAAATGCTTTAATGTATTAACAAGTGCTTAATTCTTACAATTCTGAATTAAGTACTACTGTTATTCCCGTTTCAGAGATAGGACCCTGAGGTCCACAGAGGTTAAATAAGGGTCACACAACTAGTAGGTGACAGAGCAGGGACGTGCACCTAGGTCATACTGTGCAAAGCCCTTGCACATAACCAGCAAGCCCTCCTCAACCCCAGCCACGAAAAGCTTCGTCCCTATGTGGTACAACAAACTGTGTCATTGTTGAGCCCTAAAAGGAAAAGGCAACGTTAatatttgcagatgacaggaaCCCTTGAAAATCTAGGtgtctcaattttaaaattgAGTGCAATAATAAAGCTTAACTGAGTAGAAGAAAAACCAGAATTATTTGAATAAGCAAAAACGtattaaaagatgaaataatattttctccacAATGGCAACAGAAaccataaaatacttaggaataaacttcaACAAGTTACACAATCTTTATTATAAACCTTTACTGAAAAGGCAGTAATAAGACCCTAGTAAATGTAAAACATGCTGTTATTCTTAGATGAGTAGTCAGTATCAAAAATATTGTCAATTCTTCCCAAGTCAAAT from Rhinopithecus roxellana isolate Shanxi Qingling chromosome 18, ASM756505v1, whole genome shotgun sequence carries:
- the ARGLU1 gene encoding arginine and glutamate-rich protein 1 gives rise to the protein MGRSRSRSSSRSKHTKSSKHNKKRSRSRSRSRDKERVRKRSKSRESKRNRRRESRSRSRSTNTAVSRRERDRERASSPPDRIDIFGRTVSKRSSLDEKQKREEEEKKAEFERQRKIRQQEIEEKLIEEETARRVEELVAKRVEEELEKRKDEIEREVLRRVEEAKRIMEKQLLEELERQRQAELAAQKAREEEERAKREELERILEENNRKIAEAQAKLAEEQLRIVEEQRKIHEERMKLEQERQRQQKEEQKIILGKGKSRPKLSFSLKTQD